Proteins from a single region of Sphingomonas morindae:
- a CDS encoding GNAT family N-acetyltransferase, whose product MAADPDGLYQPFGDDQCRLVPLTAAHGPALAALCATEAEDFWPIFPRHYGPGHFEASFAAALADAARRGFALFAEGTPVGMSGYLNLDPAQETLEIGGTFLAPAARGTGLNRRFKTLLIDRALDHGFRRIEFRIDARNRRSQAAVARLGAVHEGTLRRQRRIWTGFVRDTQIWSILAEEWRP is encoded by the coding sequence GTGGCTGCTGATCCCGACGGCCTCTACCAGCCCTTTGGCGACGACCAGTGCCGGCTCGTGCCGCTGACGGCGGCGCACGGCCCGGCGCTGGCGGCTCTGTGCGCGACCGAGGCGGAGGATTTCTGGCCGATCTTCCCGCGTCATTACGGCCCCGGCCATTTCGAGGCGAGCTTCGCCGCCGCGCTTGCCGATGCCGCGCGGCGCGGCTTCGCGCTGTTCGCCGAAGGCACGCCGGTGGGCATGTCGGGCTATCTCAATCTCGATCCGGCGCAGGAGACGCTGGAGATCGGCGGCACCTTCCTCGCCCCCGCCGCGCGCGGGACGGGCCTGAACCGCCGCTTCAAGACGCTGCTGATCGACCGCGCGCTGGATCACGGCTTCCGCCGCATCGAGTTTCGCATCGATGCGCGCAACCGGCGCAGCCAGGCGGCGGTGGCGCGGCTCGGGGCCGTGCACGAGGGCACGCTGCGCCGCCAGCGGCGGATCTGGACGGGCTTTGTGCGCGACACCCAGATCTGGTCGATCCTCGCCGAGGAGTGGCGGCCGTGA
- a CDS encoding thymidine kinase → MAKLYFYYASMNAGKSTLLLQADFNYRERGMRTLLFTAGVHDRAGRGRIDSRIGLEADATPFDADTDIHALVAASHGRARVDCVLVDEAQFLSHAQVLGLARICDELGVPVLCYGLRTDFRACLFEGSAALLGLADSLQEIKAVCACGAKATMNLRVDGAGRAVTSGAQTEIGGNDRYVALCRRHYMEQMRGC, encoded by the coding sequence ATGGCCAAGCTCTATTTCTACTACGCCTCGATGAATGCGGGCAAATCCACCCTGCTGCTGCAGGCGGACTTCAACTATCGCGAGCGCGGCATGCGCACGCTCCTGTTCACCGCGGGCGTGCATGATCGCGCCGGGCGCGGGCGCATCGATTCGCGGATCGGGCTGGAGGCGGACGCCACGCCCTTCGACGCGGACACCGATATCCATGCGCTGGTCGCCGCCAGCCATGGCCGCGCCCGCGTGGATTGCGTGCTGGTCGACGAGGCGCAATTCCTCAGCCACGCCCAGGTGCTCGGACTCGCCCGCATCTGCGACGAGCTGGGCGTGCCGGTGCTGTGCTACGGCCTGCGCACCGATTTCCGCGCCTGCTTGTTCGAGGGCTCGGCGGCGCTGCTCGGGCTCGCGGACTCGTTGCAGGAGATCAAGGCCGTGTGCGCCTGCGGCGCCAAGGCGACGATGAACCTGCGCGTCGATGGCGCCGGACGCGCCGTGACCAGCGGCGCGCAGACCGAGATCGGCGGCAATGACCGCTATGTGGCGCTGTGCCGCCGCCATTACATGGAGCAGATGCGTGGCTGCTGA
- the rbfA gene encoding 30S ribosome-binding factor RbfA: MKHNDSGEGRSVRLLRVGEQVRHILSDVLMRGDVHDEVLASHSVSVTEVRMSPDLKHATVFVKPLLARDEAAVLKALRTNTAYLQREVARRVNLKFAAKLKFLADESFEEGSHIDALLRRPDVARDLDADDAAAGEPDARG; the protein is encoded by the coding sequence ATGAAGCATAATGACAGCGGCGAGGGCCGCTCGGTCCGGCTGTTGCGGGTCGGCGAGCAGGTGCGCCACATTCTCTCCGACGTGCTGATGCGCGGCGACGTGCATGACGAGGTGCTGGCGAGCCATAGCGTCTCGGTGACCGAGGTGCGCATGTCGCCCGATCTCAAGCACGCCACCGTTTTCGTGAAGCCGCTGCTGGCGCGCGACGAGGCGGCGGTGCTGAAGGCGCTGCGCACCAACACCGCCTATCTCCAGCGCGAGGTGGCGCGGCGCGTGAACCTGAAATTCGCCGCGAAGCTCAAGTTCCTCGCGGACGAGAGCTTCGAGGAGGGCAGCCATATCGACGCGCTGCTGCGGCGCCCGGACGTGGCCCGCGATCTCGATGCGGACGACGCGGCGGCCGGGGAGCCGGACGCGCGCGGCTGA
- the infB gene encoding translation initiation factor IF-2 yields the protein MSDQDKPKLGTRAPLGLKRTVETGKVKQSFSHGRSNTVIVETKRSRVLRRPGEAEPQPAGRAPEPAPEAVAAPAPAPAPAPAPTPAPIAATPAPAPRPDPAPAPAAATSAPAPAPASAPAPRAPQPVAAAPRPQAAPRPAVRDGRPLSPLERREMQERLLREAEEARMTALEEARRREERAKAEASEEERRRAEDNRRAEEEAREAAARAVEEEARRAAEEAARPAPAPEPVLETASAAAAPEARAPGGSTMPPPRRFTPVAPPKRPEPAKPASRGRPGDDRRQSGKLTVTRALDDEGGARARSLAALKRAREKDKRAHQPGGPQAKQVRDVVVPEAITVAELANRMAERGADLVKALFKMGMPVTLTQTIDQDTAELLVTEFGHNLKRVSESDVDIVASDDVDPQEKLLPRAPVVTIMGHVDHGKTSLLDALRGTDVAAGEAGGITQHIGAYQVQVRSGDKITFLDTPGHEAFSDMRARGANITDIVVIVVAADDGIRPQSIEAINHTKAAGVPMIVAINKVDKPGGNPQRVREALLQYDVQVESMGGDVQEVEVSALKRTGLDELIDKILLQAELLELTANPDRAAEGTVVEAQLDKGRGPVATVLVRRGTLRVGDIFVVGAESGKVRAMIDDKGKQVKLATPSMPVELLGLSGVPGAGDPLTVVENEARAREVAAYRASVIQRKRTTNTPASLESMFSQLREKQAAQYPVVVKADTQGSVEAIVGSLNKISTDQIQVRILHAGVGGITESDVSLAAASKAPIIGFNVRANAKAREIATRDQVALKYYDVIYDLLDEIRAAMAGQLGPEAIEHVVGRAEVREVFSAGKHGKAAGLLVVEGYIRKALRARITREDVIIYNGAIASLRRFKDDVPEVRAGLECGVTFESHTDIKPGDFLETFEVEMRERTL from the coding sequence ATGAGCGATCAGGATAAGCCGAAACTGGGTACGCGCGCGCCGCTGGGTCTGAAGCGCACGGTGGAGACGGGCAAGGTGAAGCAGAGCTTCAGCCATGGTCGCTCCAACACCGTGATCGTGGAGACCAAGCGTTCCCGTGTGCTGCGCCGCCCCGGCGAGGCCGAGCCCCAGCCTGCCGGCCGCGCGCCCGAGCCGGCGCCGGAGGCGGTTGCCGCGCCCGCGCCCGCGCCGGCCCCCGCCCCCGCGCCGACGCCCGCCCCGATCGCCGCGACGCCGGCGCCGGCGCCGCGCCCCGATCCCGCGCCGGCCCCCGCCGCCGCGACTTCGGCGCCGGCGCCCGCACCCGCCTCCGCGCCGGCCCCGCGCGCGCCTCAGCCCGTCGCCGCCGCGCCGCGCCCCCAGGCCGCGCCGCGCCCCGCCGTGCGCGATGGCCGTCCGCTTTCGCCGCTCGAGCGGCGCGAGATGCAGGAGCGGCTGCTCCGCGAGGCCGAGGAAGCGCGCATGACCGCGCTGGAAGAGGCGCGCCGCCGCGAGGAGCGCGCCAAGGCCGAGGCGAGCGAGGAGGAGCGCCGCCGCGCCGAGGATAATCGCCGCGCCGAGGAAGAGGCCCGCGAGGCCGCCGCCCGCGCGGTCGAGGAGGAGGCGCGCCGCGCCGCCGAGGAGGCCGCGCGCCCCGCGCCGGCGCCCGAGCCCGTGCTCGAGACGGCCAGCGCCGCCGCCGCGCCCGAGGCGCGCGCGCCGGGCGGCAGCACCATGCCGCCGCCGCGCCGCTTCACGCCCGTCGCGCCGCCCAAGCGTCCCGAGCCCGCCAAGCCGGCGAGCCGCGGCCGTCCCGGCGATGATCGCCGCCAGTCCGGCAAGCTCACCGTCACCCGCGCGCTCGACGACGAGGGTGGCGCCCGCGCGCGCAGCCTCGCCGCGCTGAAGCGCGCCCGCGAGAAAGACAAGCGCGCCCACCAGCCCGGCGGGCCCCAGGCCAAGCAGGTGCGCGACGTGGTGGTGCCCGAGGCGATCACCGTCGCCGAACTCGCCAACCGCATGGCCGAGCGCGGCGCCGATCTCGTCAAGGCGCTCTTCAAGATGGGCATGCCCGTCACGCTCACCCAGACGATCGATCAGGATACGGCGGAGCTGCTCGTCACCGAGTTCGGCCACAACCTGAAGCGCGTGAGCGAGAGCGACGTGGATATCGTCGCGTCCGACGATGTCGATCCGCAGGAAAAGCTGCTGCCGCGCGCGCCGGTCGTCACGATCATGGGCCATGTCGATCACGGCAAGACCTCGCTGCTCGACGCGCTGCGGGGCACCGATGTCGCCGCCGGCGAGGCGGGCGGCATCACCCAGCATATCGGCGCCTATCAGGTGCAGGTCCGCTCGGGCGACAAGATCACCTTCCTCGACACGCCGGGCCACGAGGCCTTCAGCGACATGCGGGCGCGCGGCGCCAACATCACCGATATCGTGGTGATCGTGGTCGCCGCCGATGACGGCATCCGCCCGCAGTCGATCGAGGCGATCAACCACACCAAGGCGGCCGGCGTGCCGATGATCGTGGCGATCAACAAGGTCGACAAGCCCGGCGGCAATCCCCAGCGGGTGCGCGAGGCGCTGCTGCAATATGACGTCCAGGTCGAGAGCATGGGCGGCGATGTGCAGGAGGTCGAGGTGTCGGCGCTGAAGCGCACGGGCCTGGACGAGCTGATCGACAAGATCCTGCTCCAGGCCGAGCTGCTCGAGCTGACCGCCAATCCCGACCGCGCCGCCGAAGGCACGGTGGTGGAGGCGCAGCTCGATAAGGGTCGCGGCCCGGTGGCGACGGTGCTGGTGCGCCGCGGCACGCTGCGCGTGGGCGACATCTTCGTGGTCGGCGCCGAGAGCGGCAAGGTCCGCGCGATGATCGACGACAAGGGCAAGCAGGTGAAGCTCGCCACGCCTTCGATGCCGGTGGAGCTGCTCGGCCTGTCGGGCGTGCCCGGCGCGGGCGATCCGCTGACGGTGGTGGAGAACGAGGCGCGCGCCCGCGAGGTCGCCGCCTATCGCGCCAGCGTCATCCAGCGCAAGCGCACCACCAACACGCCGGCTTCGCTGGAAAGCATGTTCTCGCAGCTGCGCGAGAAGCAGGCGGCCCAATATCCGGTGGTGGTCAAGGCCGATACGCAAGGCTCGGTCGAGGCGATCGTCGGCTCGCTCAACAAGATCTCCACCGATCAGATACAGGTGCGCATCCTGCACGCGGGCGTCGGCGGCATCACCGAGAGCGATGTCTCGCTGGCGGCGGCGTCCAAGGCGCCGATCATCGGCTTCAACGTCCGCGCCAATGCCAAGGCGCGCGAGATCGCGACGCGCGATCAGGTGGCGCTCAAATATTACGACGTCATCTATGATCTGCTCGACGAGATCCGCGCCGCCATGGCCGGCCAGCTCGGCCCGGAGGCGATCGAGCATGTCGTCGGCCGCGCCGAGGTCCGCGAGGTCTTCTCGGCGGGCAAGCACGGCAAGGCGGCCGGTCTGCTGGTGGTCGAGGGCTATATCCGCAAGGCGCTGCGGGCGCGCATCACCCGCGAGGATGTCATCATCTACAATGGCGCGATCGCCTCGCTGCGGCGCTTCAAGGACGATGTCCCCGAAGTCCGCGCGGGCCTCGAGTGCGGCGTGACCTTCGAGAGCCACACCGACATCAAGCCGGGCGACTTCCTCGAGACGTTCGAGGTCGAGATGCGCGAGCGGACGCTCTGA
- a CDS encoding DUF448 domain-containing protein, producing the protein MASNETAPGLTASAPTGDAADAASAGAERTCILSGAQAPRDQLIRLAISPDGLVLPDPRAKAPGRGAWLGVDRATLDAAQAKGRLRGALARAFKGKPLTVPEDLGARIATALERAFLDRLGLEARAGQLLTGSDRIEDAARRGRVALLLHAADAGADGNRRLDQAWRAGRDEAGSGARGLVVPLKRTILAMALGRENVVHVAIVDRAAAKRVTDALARWLAFIGREGEAAPREDNAGATASPL; encoded by the coding sequence ATGGCGAGCAATGAGACCGCGCCGGGCCTGACCGCCAGCGCGCCGACCGGCGACGCGGCCGATGCCGCGTCCGCCGGCGCCGAGCGCACCTGCATCCTCTCCGGCGCCCAGGCGCCGCGCGATCAGCTGATCCGGCTCGCCATCTCGCCGGACGGGCTGGTGCTGCCCGATCCGCGCGCCAAGGCGCCGGGACGCGGCGCATGGCTGGGCGTGGACCGCGCGACGCTGGACGCCGCCCAGGCCAAGGGCCGGCTGCGCGGCGCCCTCGCCCGCGCCTTCAAGGGCAAGCCGCTGACCGTGCCCGAGGATCTGGGCGCGCGCATCGCCACGGCGCTGGAGCGCGCCTTTCTCGATCGGCTCGGGCTCGAGGCCCGGGCCGGCCAGCTGCTGACCGGATCGGACCGGATCGAGGATGCCGCGCGCCGCGGGCGCGTGGCGCTGCTGCTCCATGCCGCCGATGCCGGCGCGGATGGCAACAGGCGGCTCGATCAGGCCTGGCGCGCCGGCCGCGACGAGGCGGGAAGTGGCGCGCGGGGGCTGGTAGTTCCACTGAAGCGCACCATATTGGCGATGGCACTTGGCCGCGAGAATGTGGTACATGTCGCCATCGTCGACCGAGCGGCCGCGAAACGCGTGACAGACGCGCTCGCCCGCTGGCTTGCGTTTATCGGACGGGAGGGTGAGGCCGCCCCGCGCGAAGACAACGCGGGGGCGACAGCCTCGCCTCTATGA
- the nusA gene encoding transcription termination factor NusA — MATAISANKAELLAIADSVAREKLIDREIVIEAMEDAIQRAAKTRYGAENDIRAKIDPRSGDLRLWRVVEVVEQVENYFTQISPADAEKLQKGAQIGDFIVDPLPPIEFGRIQAQASKQIIFQKVRDAERERQYAEFKDRAGEIITGVVKRVEFGHVVVDLGRAEGVIRRDQQIPREVVRVGDRIRSLILKVAREVRGPQIFLSRAHPDFMKKLFAQEVPEIYDGVIEIKAAARDPGSRAKIGVISRDSSIDPVGACVGMKGSRVQAVVQEMQGEKIDIIPWSPDVATFVVNALQPAHVARVVIDEDDERIEVVVPDDQLSLAIGRRGQNVRLASQLTGKAIDILTEADASEKRQKEFVERSAMFEAELDVDETLAQLLVAEGFGTLEEVAYVDSAELSTIEGFDEDLAAELQSRAQEALDRKEAANREERSALGVEDALLELPYMTEAMLVTLGKAGIRTLDDIGDLATDELVAKRKAEPRRRGEAGPRTQRSEDKGGVLADYGLSEDQGNEIIMAARTAAGWFADAPDETGEVASADGEQ; from the coding sequence GTGGCCACCGCCATTTCCGCCAACAAGGCCGAGCTGCTCGCGATCGCCGATTCGGTGGCGCGCGAGAAGCTGATCGATCGCGAGATCGTGATCGAGGCGATGGAGGATGCCATCCAGCGCGCCGCCAAGACGCGGTACGGCGCCGAGAACGACATCCGCGCCAAGATCGACCCGCGCAGCGGCGATCTGCGGCTGTGGCGCGTGGTCGAGGTGGTCGAGCAGGTCGAGAATTACTTCACCCAGATCTCGCCCGCGGATGCCGAAAAGCTCCAGAAGGGCGCGCAGATCGGCGACTTTATCGTCGATCCGCTGCCGCCGATCGAGTTCGGCCGCATCCAGGCCCAGGCCTCCAAGCAGATCATCTTCCAGAAGGTGCGCGACGCCGAGCGCGAGCGCCAATATGCCGAGTTCAAGGATCGCGCCGGCGAGATCATCACCGGCGTGGTGAAGCGCGTCGAGTTCGGCCATGTCGTGGTCGATCTCGGCCGCGCCGAGGGCGTGATCCGGCGCGACCAGCAGATCCCGCGCGAGGTGGTGCGCGTGGGCGACCGCATCCGCTCGCTGATCCTCAAGGTGGCGCGCGAGGTGCGCGGGCCGCAGATCTTCCTCAGCCGCGCCCATCCCGATTTCATGAAGAAGCTGTTCGCGCAGGAAGTGCCCGAGATCTACGACGGTGTGATCGAGATCAAGGCCGCCGCGCGCGATCCGGGCAGCCGCGCCAAGATCGGCGTCATCAGCCGCGACAGCTCGATCGATCCGGTCGGCGCCTGTGTCGGCATGAAGGGCAGCCGCGTGCAGGCGGTGGTCCAGGAGATGCAAGGCGAGAAGATCGACATCATCCCCTGGTCGCCCGATGTCGCCACCTTCGTGGTCAACGCGCTCCAGCCCGCCCATGTCGCCCGCGTCGTGATCGACGAGGATGACGAGCGGATCGAGGTGGTGGTGCCCGACGATCAGCTGAGCCTGGCGATCGGCCGGCGCGGCCAGAATGTCCGCCTCGCCAGCCAGCTCACCGGCAAGGCGATCGACATTCTCACCGAGGCCGATGCCTCGGAGAAGCGGCAGAAGGAATTCGTCGAGCGCTCGGCGATGTTCGAGGCCGAGCTGGACGTGGACGAGACGCTGGCGCAGCTGCTCGTCGCCGAGGGCTTCGGCACGCTCGAGGAGGTCGCCTATGTCGACTCCGCCGAGCTGTCGACGATCGAGGGCTTTGACGAGGATCTCGCGGCCGAGCTGCAGAGCCGCGCGCAGGAGGCGCTCGACCGCAAGGAGGCCGCCAATCGCGAGGAGCGCAGCGCGCTCGGCGTCGAGGATGCCCTGCTCGAGCTTCCCTATATGACGGAGGCGATGCTCGTCACGCTCGGCAAGGCGGGGATCCGCACGCTCGACGATATCGGCGATCTCGCCACGGACGAGCTGGTCGCCAAGCGCAAGGCGGAACCGCGCCGGCGCGGCGAGGCCGGGCCGCGCACCCAGCGCAGCGAGGACAAGGGCGGCGTGCTCGCCGATTATGGGCTGAGCGAGGATCAGGGCAACGAGATCATCATGGCCGCGCGCACCGCGGCCGGCTGGTTCGCCGATGCGCCCGACGAGACCGGGGAGGTCGCGTCCGCGGATGGCGAGCAATGA
- the rimP gene encoding ribosome maturation protein RimP — protein sequence MADIAALTRLIEPEAEALGLALVRVALFGGKSDPTLQVMAERPDTRQLDLADCEALSRRLSEVLDAADPIEEAYRLEVSSPGIDRPLTRAQDFADWAGFDARIRLAEPIEGRKQLDGRILGISDGIVTVELAKGGAFAFPYTALASAKLLLTDALIKATAPLSTEGADSIVKEG from the coding sequence ATGGCCGATATCGCCGCCCTTACCCGCCTGATCGAGCCCGAGGCCGAAGCGCTCGGGCTTGCGCTGGTGCGGGTCGCCCTGTTCGGCGGCAAGTCGGATCCGACCCTGCAGGTGATGGCCGAGCGCCCCGATACGCGCCAGCTCGACCTTGCCGATTGCGAGGCGCTGTCGCGCCGCCTGTCCGAAGTGCTCGACGCGGCCGATCCGATCGAGGAGGCCTATCGGCTCGAGGTGTCCTCCCCCGGGATCGACCGCCCGCTGACCCGCGCGCAGGATTTCGCCGACTGGGCGGGCTTCGACGCGCGCATCCGGCTTGCCGAACCGATCGAGGGGCGCAAGCAGCTGGATGGCCGCATTCTCGGCATCAGCGATGGCATCGTCACCGTCGAACTCGCCAAGGGGGGCGCGTTCGCGTTTCCCTACACCGCTCTCGCGTCCGCCAAGCTGCTCTTGACCGACGCGCTCATCAAGGCCACCGCGCCGCTTTCCACCGAAGGCGCGGACAGCATCGTCAAGGAAGGATAA
- a CDS encoding chloride channel protein — MSKKLIPPVRVLARHHGPILRRRVATLTGAIALGLAALLFAALADQANRLFLLGYRAAWWAPLLATPLGFAAIVAATRRLAPDARGSGIPQIMAARANPLAALRSLTAARTAIVKFVATVAALLVGASVGREGPTVQISATIMAYAHRLLKVPITASVMVAGGAAGVAAAFNTPLAGVTFAIEELAAAYEQKMTLLVMTAVLISGMVSLGLAGDYVYFGAVTDTLPLRQALVLVPVAGVLGGLIGGGFSRAMLGFGRTPLLAAARRRPVLLALVAGLIVAVLGCATGLTWGTSYEPARLIILGADAPWWFGPAKLAATLATAVSGLPGGIFAPSLATGAGLADLLRPLFPGLPAGPVVLLGMVAYFTGVVRAPLTAVVILSEATASRGLLLPLLASALVADAAAGLVCRERLYHGLARGFLPPSEPAPLAG, encoded by the coding sequence ATGAGCAAGAAGCTGATCCCGCCGGTGCGCGTGCTGGCGCGCCATCATGGGCCGATCCTGCGGCGCCGCGTCGCGACGCTGACCGGCGCGATCGCGCTGGGGCTGGCGGCATTGCTGTTCGCGGCCCTGGCCGATCAGGCCAATCGCCTGTTCCTGCTCGGCTATCGCGCGGCCTGGTGGGCACCGCTGCTGGCCACGCCGCTGGGCTTCGCGGCGATCGTCGCGGCCACCCGGCGGCTGGCGCCGGATGCGCGCGGCTCGGGCATTCCGCAGATCATGGCGGCGCGCGCCAATCCGCTGGCGGCGCTGCGCTCGCTCACCGCCGCGCGGACCGCCATCGTCAAATTCGTGGCGACGGTGGCGGCGCTGCTGGTCGGCGCCTCGGTCGGTCGCGAGGGGCCGACGGTGCAGATCTCGGCGACGATCATGGCCTATGCGCATCGGCTGCTGAAGGTGCCGATCACCGCCTCGGTGATGGTGGCGGGCGGCGCCGCCGGCGTGGCGGCGGCGTTCAACACGCCGCTCGCCGGCGTCACCTTCGCGATCGAGGAGCTGGCCGCCGCCTATGAGCAGAAGATGACGCTGCTGGTGATGACGGCGGTGCTCATCTCGGGCATGGTCAGCCTCGGCCTTGCCGGCGACTATGTCTATTTCGGCGCGGTGACGGATACGCTGCCGCTGCGCCAGGCGCTGGTGCTGGTGCCCGTGGCGGGCGTGCTGGGCGGGCTGATCGGCGGAGGCTTTTCGCGGGCGATGCTGGGCTTTGGCCGCACCCCGCTGCTGGCGGCGGCGCGGCGGCGGCCGGTTTTGCTGGCGCTGGTGGCCGGGCTGATCGTGGCGGTGCTGGGCTGCGCGACCGGACTGACCTGGGGCACCAGCTACGAGCCGGCCCGGCTCATCATCCTCGGCGCCGACGCGCCCTGGTGGTTTGGCCCGGCCAAGCTCGCGGCGACGCTGGCGACGGCGGTTTCGGGCCTTCCCGGCGGCATCTTCGCGCCCTCGCTCGCCACCGGCGCGGGGCTTGCCGATCTGCTGCGCCCGCTCTTCCCCGGGCTGCCCGCGGGTCCGGTGGTGCTGCTCGGCATGGTCGCCTATTTCACCGGCGTGGTGCGCGCGCCGCTCACCGCCGTGGTGATCCTGTCCGAGGCGACCGCCAGCCGCGGCCTTTTGCTGCCGCTGCTGGCGAGCGCGCTGGTGGCCGACGCCGCCGCCGGGCTGGTCTGTCGCGAGCGGCTCTATCACGGCCTGGCGCGCGGTTTCCTGCCCCCCTCCGAACCGGCGCCGCTTGCGGGTTGA
- the trmB gene encoding tRNA (guanine(46)-N(7))-methyltransferase TrmB — protein MTDPLTIRRLYGRRQGHPLRAGQAELVESLLPRLAIPAEGPLDAARLFGADRPLALEIGFGKGEHLGQQAAWAPGTGFIGCEPFLDGMVGACMQVRDRGLANVRLHLGDALDVLERLPDASLDRAWLLHPDPWPKARHAKRRFMNAGPIGLLAAKLKPGGEFRFGTDHPIYCRWAMMVMAARPEFRWEAETPRDFLVRPDDWPETRYEAKARAKGHEVWYFRYRRVAPR, from the coding sequence GTGACCGATCCCTTGACCATCCGCCGGCTCTACGGACGCCGCCAGGGCCATCCGCTGCGCGCCGGCCAGGCTGAGCTTGTCGAAAGCCTGCTGCCGCGCCTCGCCATTCCCGCCGAGGGGCCGCTCGACGCGGCGCGCCTGTTCGGCGCGGACCGGCCGCTGGCGCTGGAAATCGGCTTCGGCAAGGGCGAGCATCTCGGCCAGCAGGCGGCCTGGGCGCCGGGCACGGGCTTTATCGGCTGCGAACCCTTTCTCGATGGCATGGTCGGCGCGTGCATGCAGGTGCGCGATCGCGGCCTCGCCAATGTCCGGCTGCATCTCGGCGACGCGCTCGACGTGCTGGAGCGGCTGCCCGATGCCAGCCTCGATCGGGCCTGGCTGCTCCACCCCGATCCCTGGCCCAAGGCCCGCCACGCCAAGCGCCGCTTCATGAATGCGGGGCCGATCGGGCTGCTCGCGGCCAAGCTCAAGCCGGGCGGCGAGTTCCGCTTCGGCACGGATCATCCCATTTACTGCCGCTGGGCGATGATGGTGATGGCGGCGCGGCCCGAATTCCGCTGGGAGGCCGAGACGCCGCGCGATTTCCTGGTCCGCCCCGACGACTGGCCCGAAACCCGCTACGAGGCCAAGGCGCGCGCCAAGGGGCATGAGGTCTGGTATTTCCGCTACCGGCGGGTCGCGCCGCGATGA
- a CDS encoding extensin-like domain-containing protein, giving the protein MRPRTLLLLLAWLLLGGALLLGLFALGRRRPQDLPWTRLDLAAPIGLFTGRKLTALGGDPALCRALLARAGLADRAAPPLHGPGQCGYADGERLLPGGAGTIAYRPAGLTTRCAVAAGLAVWEWEVVQPAAIRLFGQTVRRVDHFGSYNCRRIAGVDRGWSEHATGNAVDVAGFELADGRRISVARDWARTRSPEAAFLRATRDGACRLFATVLSPDYNAAHHDHLHLDQAARGAAGWRACR; this is encoded by the coding sequence ATGAGACCGCGCACGCTGCTCCTGCTGCTCGCCTGGCTGCTTCTGGGTGGCGCGCTGCTGCTCGGCCTGTTCGCGCTCGGCCGGCGCCGGCCGCAGGATCTGCCCTGGACGCGCCTCGATCTCGCCGCGCCGATCGGCCTCTTCACCGGCCGCAAGCTGACGGCGCTGGGCGGCGATCCCGCGCTCTGCCGGGCGCTGCTGGCGCGTGCGGGCCTTGCCGATCGCGCCGCGCCGCCGCTTCATGGCCCCGGCCAGTGCGGCTATGCCGATGGCGAGCGGCTTCTTCCCGGGGGCGCGGGCACGATCGCCTATCGCCCCGCCGGGCTGACCACGCGCTGCGCCGTCGCCGCCGGGCTGGCGGTGTGGGAATGGGAGGTGGTGCAGCCGGCCGCGATCCGCCTGTTCGGACAGACGGTGCGCCGCGTGGATCATTTCGGCAGCTATAATTGCCGGCGCATCGCCGGGGTGGATCGCGGCTGGAGCGAACATGCCACCGGCAATGCGGTGGACGTGGCGGGCTTCGAGCTGGCCGACGGGCGCCGGATCAGCGTGGCGCGCGACTGGGCGCGAACGCGCAGCCCGGAAGCGGCCTTTCTGCGGGCGACGCGGGATGGCGCGTGCCGGCTGTTCGCGACGGTGCTGTCACCGGACTATAACGCCGCGCATCACGATCATCTGCATCTCGATCAGGCGGCGCGCGGCGCGGCGGGGTGGCGCGCGTGCCGCTGA
- a CDS encoding Crp/Fnr family transcriptional regulator produces MQAKQGLAGGLVDQGSLAERLGRYLPLGEAERRALAALEEGERTVARGAVLRAEQAVAREFYVVRKGWLYSSVMLPEGNRQILGFHLPGDLAGDAALPWSHAPFSLTAATEVTVRVVDRTSLRGLFERHPRLALSLHALAQVERTALAERLASVGRSSAMSRVAALLVDLWRRLARAKLIPPEGVILPLTQEEIGDAVGLTAVHVNRMMRRLVETGLIARDGMRLRVLNEAGLARIGNVGGREGTPDFGWLPATAG; encoded by the coding sequence GTGCAAGCGAAGCAAGGGCTTGCAGGAGGATTGGTGGATCAGGGCAGTCTTGCGGAGCGGTTGGGCAGATACCTCCCGCTCGGGGAGGCGGAGCGTCGCGCCTTGGCTGCGCTGGAGGAAGGCGAGCGCACGGTCGCACGCGGTGCTGTTTTGCGCGCGGAGCAAGCCGTAGCCCGGGAATTTTACGTAGTACGCAAGGGCTGGCTTTATAGTTCTGTCATGCTGCCCGAAGGCAATCGCCAAATTCTCGGGTTTCATCTTCCCGGAGATCTGGCCGGCGATGCCGCCCTGCCGTGGAGCCACGCGCCCTTCTCGCTCACCGCCGCCACCGAAGTCACCGTGCGCGTCGTCGATCGCACCAGCCTGCGCGGCCTGTTCGAGCGCCATCCCCGGCTCGCGCTGTCGCTCCACGCGCTCGCCCAGGTGGAACGGACGGCGCTGGCGGAACGACTCGCCTCGGTCGGCCGCAGCTCGGCCATGTCGCGCGTGGCGGCGCTGCTCGTGGATCTGTGGCGGCGGCTGGCGCGCGCCAAGCTGATCCCGCCCGAAGGGGTGATCCTGCCGCTGACGCAGGAGGAGATCGGCGATGCCGTCGGCCTCACCGCCGTGCACGTCAACCGCATGATGCGGCGGCTCGTGGAGACCGGCCTGATCGCGCGCGACGGCATGCGGCTGCGCGTGCTCAACGAGGCCGGCCTCGCGCGCATCGGCAATGTCGGCGGGCGCGAGGGCACGCCCGATTTCGGCTGGCTGCCGGCGACGGCGGGCTGA